The genomic region AGCGACGGACAGCTGCTCGCCTTCGCGCAGCAGAAGCGGATGGCGTTCAAGGAAGAGGTCACCTTCTTCACCGACGACCGCAAGACGCAGCCGGTGTTCTCGTTCAAGGCACGCAAGCGGCTCGACCTGGGCTCGGGCTACGACGTGTTCGACCCGAACGGCCAGCCGATCGGCTGGTTCAAGAAGGAGTTCGGCAAGAGCCTGCTGCGCTCCAGCTGGCAGCTCACCGGTCCCGGCTTCGAGGCCGACGGGACCGAGCGCAACCCGACCGTCGCGATCGTGCGGCGGGTGTGGGAGTTCGTGCCGTTCGTCGGCGACATCCCGCTGCCGTTCATCTTCCACTTCGACTTCACCGACCGGACCAGCGGTCAGCCGCTGCTGTCGGTCGAGCGCAAGGTCTCGGTCCGCGACCGGTACCGGGTGACCGTGCACGACTCGCGCGTCGACTTCCGGGTGGCGGCCGCGATGACGGTCGCGCTGGACGCGCTGCAGAGCCGCTGACCTGTCCGCCGGCCGGCGGACGGATCCGCGGATTTCGTCCGCCGGCGGGCGGAGAGCGAGGCCGGTGGTCTCACTCTTTTGGGTGAACGAACCCTGAGAGCCTTGGTTCCGGCCGGTGCCGGTGCGAGGCTTGAGGACATGGGAGCAGCGAGGCGCGGTCGACGGTGGATGGTTCCGGTCACGGCAGTTGCGGTGGTGGCGGGCGTGGGAGCGCTCGGGCCAGTGGTCGCGGATGCCTCTCCAGAGCTACCAGGGATCACCGCGCAGGACCTGCTCGCCAAGGTGCAGACCGCCGAGGTCGACGGCTTGAGCGGCACGGTCCGCTCGGCCACCGACCTCGGTCTGCCGGCGTTGCCCGGGGTGGACGGCGGCAGCCAGATCCCCGACCTGCTGACCGGTGAGCACACCGCCCGGGTGGCCTTCGCCGGCCCGGACAAGGCGCGCGTCGCGGTGCTCGACGAGATGGCCGAGCGGGTCTGGACGACCGACGGCAAGACCGCATGGGCCTACGACTCGGCCGAGCGCGAGGCCGTCAAGGTGACGCTGCCGGCCCGGCCCGCCACGCCGGCCCGGCCGAAGGTTGCGCCGGAGCACGAGGCGTACGACCCGCAGGCGGTGGCGAAGAAGTTTCTCGCCCAGATCGACCCGACCACCAAGGTCGAGGTGACCGGCACCGAGTCGGTCGCCGGACGCGACGCGTACAAGCTGCGGCTGGTGCCGCGCACGGGCAAGACCACGGTCGGCTCGGTGACGCTGGCGATCGACTCGAAGACCTGGGTCCCACTGGAGGTCACCGTGCTGCCGCGCACGGGCAAGGACCCGGCCGTGCAGCTCGGGTTCTCGTCGGTGTCCTTCGACGTCCCGGCGGCGAGCACCTTCGCTTTCACTCCGCCGAAGGGCGTCGCGGTGACGGAGAAGAAGCTGCCGGCGATCACGCCGAAGAAGGCCGACCCGGCCAAGCCCGGCGCGCCGAAGGCGCTGCCGAAGACCGACCCGAAGAAGGCGGCCGACCGCCCGACCGTGATCGGCCAGGGTTGGGAGAGCATCGTCGTCCTGCGGGACGTGAAGCTGCCGCGGGGCAACGCCGCGCTCGACCAGCTGCTGGCGAACGCGCGCACGGTCCAGGGCAGCTGGGGATCGGGCAAGATCCTGACCAGCAAGATGGTCAGCGTTCTGATCACCGACGACGGCCGCGTTCTGACCGGCCTGGTCACGGCCGACACGCTCGCCGCCGCCGCGCCCCTGGCTCCTCGCTGACCGTGCCGACCACCCCGAGCTCCCCGCGCACGGGAGCTACCGCCGACCACGTCTCGGGCCCCTCCGCAGCGGAGGGGCCCGAGCCGGAGCAGCCACCCGCCATCGCCGAGAACCGCAGTTGGTCGATGAATGGCAGTTGTTCGGAGGCGCCGATCGTCACGCGCGGGCTGACCAAGCGGTTCCGCAGTGGGCAGGTGGCGGTGGCGGGCATCGATCTGGAGGTGCCGGCCGGCAGCATCTTCGGGTTTCTCGGGCCGAACGGTTCGGGCAAGACGACCACGATCCGGATGCTGCTCGGGCTGATCACGCCCACCTCAGGGACCGTGCAGGTGCTGGGGCAGCCGATGCCGAAAGCGCAGCTCTCGGTGCTGCCTCGAGTAGGGGCGTTGGTCGAGGGGCCGGCGTTCTACCCGTTCTGGACGGGCAGGGCCAACCTCCTGCGGTTCGACGCCGCCGACCGGACGGCCGACCCGAGCACCAGGAAGCAACGCGCCGGCGAAGCGCTCGAACGCGTCGGTCTGTCCAATGCGGCCGGCAAGAAGGTGCGCGCCTACTCGCTCGGCATGCGGCAGCGGCTCGCGATCGCGGTCGCGCTGATGCAGCGCCGCGACCTGCTCGTGCTCGACGAGCCGACGAACGGCCTGGACCCGCAAGGCACCCGCGAAGTCCGCTCGCTGATCCGCGAGCTCGCCGGCGACGGCACCACCGTCTTCACCTCGACGCACCTCCTGGCCGAGGTCGAGCAACTGTGCACCCACGCGGCGGTGATGAGCCGAGGCCGCCTGCTGCGCCAGTCGACGATGGCCGAGCTCCGCTCGGAACTGCGCCCGCGCCTGGTCGTCCGGAGTCCGGACCTCGAGCAAGCCAAGCAAACGCTCGCCGCCTTGGGCGTCACCGACCTCCGCGAGCCCGGCGAGACCGCCACCGACGATCCGACCGTCGAGGGCGATCCCGGCGAGCTGCCGATCGACAAGCTCGCCGCCGCCCTGGTCGCCGCCGACGTCCGCATCCACGGCTTCGGCCTGGAACGCCCCAGCCTCGAAGAGTCCTTCGTAGCGCTCACCGGAGAGGGCTTCGATGTCGCTGAGTAGCCAGACCGTGACCCGCCGGCCGGCGCCGGCCCGGCCGAGTGCTGGGCGGCACACGGTGGCGTTGTTCCGGTCCGAGTTGCACCTGGTGTTCGGGCGGGCGCGGACGTGGGTGCTGCTGGGCGTGCTGGCCGCGGTGCCGGTGATGATCGGGCTGGCGATTCGGTTGTCCGGGTCCTCGGGAGACGCCGAGGGGTTCATCGGGCAGGTCGCCGGCAACGGGTTCTTCCTGATCGTGGCCAGCCTCGGGTTGTCGCTGCCGTTCTTCCTGCCGACGGCGGTGACGGTGATCTCGGGGGAGTCGCTCGCCGGCGAGTCCAGTCTCGGCACCCTGCGCAACCTGCTGACAGCGCCGGCCGGGCGGTCGCGGCTGCTGGCGGCGAAGATGGTCGCGCTCGTGCTGTTCTGCCTGGCGGCCACGTTGACGATCTGGCTGAGCGGACTGATCGCCGGATTCGTGCTGTTCCCGGTCGGTGACGTCGTCCTGCTGTCCGGTACGACGATTCCGCTCGGCGACGGGCTGCTCCGCGCGCTCGGCATCGCCCTGCTGATCGCGGCGTCGTTGCTGGGCCTGGCGGGCCTCGGCCTGTTCGTCAGCTCGTTGACGTCCACGCCGCTGGCTGCGATGGCGGCCACCTTCGGTGCGTTCATCGTGTTCGGCATTCTCGGCGCGATCCCGCAGATCGACGAGATCCACCCGTGGCTGCTGATGTACGGCTGGACCTCGTTCGCCGACCTGCTGCGCGACCCGCCGTACTGGGACGCCATCATCCGGAACCTGCTGATGCAGGCCGGGTACCTGGCCGTCTTCTACGCCGCCGCCTGGGCCCGCCTCACCAGCCGGGACGTCAACGGCTGACCGCCGGCCGCTACCACGGTGGGTGCGGCGGATGCGGCCGGGCGGGGGAGAATGCTGCGGTGCGTGCTGATCTGGTGTCTGTGCTGCGTTGTCCCGTCTGCGCCGACGGGCTGGCGCCGGCCGACCGTACGGCGCGGTGCCCGCAGGGGCACTCCTACGACCTGGCTAAGCAGGGCTACCTGAATCTGTTGCCGCCGGCATCAACCGGGATCGACGGCGACACCGCGGAGATGGTCGAGGCGCGGGCCGGGTTCCTCGGAGCCGGATGGTACGAGCCGATTCGGGCTGCTCTCGTCGACAGCCTGCCGCCGACCGGCGACGCGACGCTCAAGGCCTCACCGGCCGCTGGCGCCACGCCCACACCGGCCGCTGGCGCTGCGCCCACACCGGCCGCTGGCGCCGGGCCCACACCGGCCGCGGGCACGGCGGCCGTGGGCGCGGCGTCCGTGGCGGAGCCTGATCGGCTGGCCGTGGAGGTCGGCGCTGGAACGGCGTACTACCTGGCCGGAGTCGTCGCGGCCGGATGGCGCGGAATCGCGACGGACGTGTCACGGTACGCGGCGCGACGGGCGGCGAAAGCCGGCCCGGCCATCGGGTCCGTCGTCTGCGATGCCTGGCGGGAGCTGCCGCTGCGGGACGGGGTCGCGGACGTGATCCTCGACGTCTTCGCCCCGCGCAACGCCCAGGAGATGGCTCGCATCCTGGCGCCCGGTGGCACGCTGCTGGTGGTGACCCCGAATCAGGAGCACCTCGGCGAGCTGGTCGAGCTGCTGGGACTCATCCGGGTGGACGAGGAGAAGGAACGACGGCTGGTCGAGTCGCTCGAGGGTTTCGAGCGCGTCGGGCGCCGTGCCGTGGAGACCACGATGCGGCTCGACCATGCGGCGATCGAGCAGCTGGTGGCGATGACGCCCAGTGCGCGGCATCTCGATCGTGCCGTGCGGGCGCAGCGCATCGGCGTACTGGCTGAGCCGGTCGAGGTGACGTTGTCGGTGACGGTCTCGTCCTGGCAGCGCGCCTGACGATCGGGCGCCGGCTCGAGCTCGGCGCCCGGAGGTCAGGGCAGTGGTCAGCTCACGCCCAAGTCGGCTTTCACCCGGGCAGGCTGGTCAGCCGAGGATCAGGCCGCGGTGGTGGTGAGAATGCGAGCGACCTCGGCGGCGTGCTCCTCGGCGGTGCTGTGCGCCTCCTGCTGGGAGACCTTGGAGGCGTCGATCAGCTGCTCCATGCCGGGAGTGACCGGGGCGAGCGTGAGCTCGGCCGCGGCGATGCGGACCTTCATGTTGAAGACCTCGCCGAAGATCCGGCTCAGGTACGGCGTGGCGTGGTCCCAGCCTTCCTTCGGTGCGCCGGGACCGTAGCCACCGCCACGGGCCAGGGTGAAGATGACCGGACGGCCCGCGACCTGGCCACCGCCGGTCAGCAGTTCCTGGTCGGTGAGCAGCACGTCGAGGTAGGTCTTCACGTGCTGGGCGATGCCGTAGTTGTAGAGCGGGACGGCGAGCAGCACGGCGTCGGCGGACTTGAACTCGTTGATCAGGGTCTCGGCCAGTTCCTTGGCCTCGGCGGCGTCGGCGAAGGACGCTCCATTCGGCACGGGCTGGCCGAACTGGGCGCCGATCAGCGCTGCCCAGACCCCGGTCGGGATCGGCTGCAGGCCCAGGTCACGGCGGAGTACGACGCCGTCCGGGTGCTCCGACTTCCAGGCCGCCTCGGCGCTGTCGGCCAGCGCCCGGCTGACGGATCCTTCGACCCGGATGCTGGCGTCGATGCGAAGCAGGGTGGTCATGGCGTTCCTTCCCAGAACAGACAAGAGGTTCAGCTCGCGGTGAGCTGCGTTGAAGATAATCTGTCTGGCAGAACATATTCAAGTCAGATCGTATTCCGGGT from Kribbella flavida DSM 17836 harbors:
- a CDS encoding LolA family protein: MGALGPVVADASPELPGITAQDLLAKVQTAEVDGLSGTVRSATDLGLPALPGVDGGSQIPDLLTGEHTARVAFAGPDKARVAVLDEMAERVWTTDGKTAWAYDSAEREAVKVTLPARPATPARPKVAPEHEAYDPQAVAKKFLAQIDPTTKVEVTGTESVAGRDAYKLRLVPRTGKTTVGSVTLAIDSKTWVPLEVTVLPRTGKDPAVQLGFSSVSFDVPAASTFAFTPPKGVAVTEKKLPAITPKKADPAKPGAPKALPKTDPKKAADRPTVIGQGWESIVVLRDVKLPRGNAALDQLLANARTVQGSWGSGKILTSKMVSVLITDDGRVLTGLVTADTLAAAAPLAPR
- a CDS encoding ABC transporter ATP-binding protein, translated to MNGSCSEAPIVTRGLTKRFRSGQVAVAGIDLEVPAGSIFGFLGPNGSGKTTTIRMLLGLITPTSGTVQVLGQPMPKAQLSVLPRVGALVEGPAFYPFWTGRANLLRFDAADRTADPSTRKQRAGEALERVGLSNAAGKKVRAYSLGMRQRLAIAVALMQRRDLLVLDEPTNGLDPQGTREVRSLIRELAGDGTTVFTSTHLLAEVEQLCTHAAVMSRGRLLRQSTMAELRSELRPRLVVRSPDLEQAKQTLAALGVTDLREPGETATDDPTVEGDPGELPIDKLAAALVAADVRIHGFGLERPSLEESFVALTGEGFDVAE
- a CDS encoding ABC transporter permease, producing the protein MSLSSQTVTRRPAPARPSAGRHTVALFRSELHLVFGRARTWVLLGVLAAVPVMIGLAIRLSGSSGDAEGFIGQVAGNGFFLIVASLGLSLPFFLPTAVTVISGESLAGESSLGTLRNLLTAPAGRSRLLAAKMVALVLFCLAATLTIWLSGLIAGFVLFPVGDVVLLSGTTIPLGDGLLRALGIALLIAASLLGLAGLGLFVSSLTSTPLAAMAATFGAFIVFGILGAIPQIDEIHPWLLMYGWTSFADLLRDPPYWDAIIRNLLMQAGYLAVFYAAAWARLTSRDVNG
- a CDS encoding putative RNA methyltransferase, with the protein product MRADLVSVLRCPVCADGLAPADRTARCPQGHSYDLAKQGYLNLLPPASTGIDGDTAEMVEARAGFLGAGWYEPIRAALVDSLPPTGDATLKASPAAGATPTPAAGAAPTPAAGAGPTPAAGTAAVGAASVAEPDRLAVEVGAGTAYYLAGVVAAGWRGIATDVSRYAARRAAKAGPAIGSVVCDAWRELPLRDGVADVILDVFAPRNAQEMARILAPGGTLLVVTPNQEHLGELVELLGLIRVDEEKERRLVESLEGFERVGRRAVETTMRLDHAAIEQLVAMTPSARHLDRAVRAQRIGVLAEPVEVTLSVTVSSWQRA
- a CDS encoding FMN-dependent NADH-azoreductase, which codes for MTTLLRIDASIRVEGSVSRALADSAEAAWKSEHPDGVVLRRDLGLQPIPTGVWAALIGAQFGQPVPNGASFADAAEAKELAETLINEFKSADAVLLAVPLYNYGIAQHVKTYLDVLLTDQELLTGGGQVAGRPVIFTLARGGGYGPGAPKEGWDHATPYLSRIFGEVFNMKVRIAAAELTLAPVTPGMEQLIDASKVSQQEAHSTAEEHAAEVARILTTTAA